From Streptobacillus ratti, a single genomic window includes:
- the tilS gene encoding tRNA lysidine(34) synthetase TilS — protein sequence MFRNFIEENNLINKNDKILIAFSAGPDSVFLLEKLLEIKEEYNLELHLGYVNHNFRDDVHKDIELVKNIANKYNLKYSILDIKLEKFSEEKARELRYSVLKDLKEKIKFTKIATGHNKTDNAETIIFRIIRGTGLNGLSGIKVKRDDIIRPILYISKNDILKQVYNEYIIDKTNLENNYSRNKIRNLVFPVLEEINSKYVDNIVKIHKNVINTNDEKYEYILNSLNEKNISLNTKKIEQIYSILDKKETKIIDLGNEYIWYKSYDNNKILKKIDLEKKSENTILTLNNEIEFNGFKVGYVDATRLEKISNKMYNVLSLDTFDEYSTFVVRTRINGDKLDNKKLKKLFIDNKIDKIERDKMPIVVYENIVVLAGDFFKTREKGSINKYYVYIRRNDGR from the coding sequence ATTTTATTGAGGAAAATAATTTAATTAACAAAAATGATAAAATTTTAATAGCTTTTTCTGCTGGACCAGATTCAGTATTCCTTTTAGAAAAATTATTAGAAATAAAAGAAGAATACAATTTAGAATTACATTTAGGATATGTAAATCATAATTTTAGAGATGATGTGCATAAGGATATAGAGTTAGTAAAAAATATTGCAAATAAATACAATTTAAAATATTCTATTTTAGATATTAAATTAGAAAAATTTAGTGAAGAAAAAGCAAGGGAATTAAGATATTCAGTTTTAAAAGATTTAAAAGAAAAAATAAAATTTACAAAAATTGCAACAGGTCATAATAAAACCGATAATGCTGAAACCATTATTTTTAGAATAATAAGAGGGACAGGACTAAACGGTCTATCAGGAATAAAAGTTAAAAGAGATGATATTATTAGACCAATATTATATATTTCAAAAAATGATATACTTAAACAAGTATATAATGAATATATAATAGATAAAACAAATCTTGAAAATAACTATAGTAGAAATAAAATTAGAAATTTAGTTTTTCCTGTATTAGAAGAAATTAATTCTAAATATGTAGATAATATAGTTAAAATTCATAAGAATGTTATAAATACAAATGATGAGAAATATGAATATATTTTGAATAGTTTAAATGAGAAAAATATAAGTTTAAATACAAAAAAAATTGAACAAATATATAGTATTTTAGACAAAAAAGAAACTAAAATTATAGATTTAGGAAATGAATATATTTGGTATAAGTCATATGATAATAATAAAATATTAAAAAAAATTGATTTAGAAAAAAAGTCTGAAAATACTATACTTACCTTAAATAATGAAATCGAATTTAATGGATTTAAAGTAGGTTATGTCGATGCAACTAGGCTTGAAAAAATATCAAATAAAATGTATAATGTACTTAGTTTAGATACTTTTGATGAATATTCTACATTTGTTGTTAGAACAAGAATAAATGGAGATAAATTAGACAATAAAAAGTTGAAAAAATTATTTATAGATAATAAAATTGATAAAATAGAAAGAGATAAAATGCCCATAGTCGTATATGAAAATATAGTAGTATTGGCAGGTGATTTTTTTAAAACAAGAGAAAAAGGATCTATAAATAAATATTACGTATATATTAGGAGAAATGATGGAAGATAA
- the ftsH gene encoding ATP-dependent zinc metalloprotease FtsH encodes MEDKNIKDDDVLDDKKENQEDVQNKEENNEEETPKKIKKKVYISDDENAEEIKKRIESLKSKNNNITFRVKPPIFFLLILVIISTVFYFYGNKTPLFEERREISYTQFVTKVKQGDITEIRESQEKLTGIKKVAGKVEVFETNKLTDRLGQDTYLMEISKEKNVNIVVLGTPVSTIIIRAIFSFAPLFILLLLFYFINKRMMGSSGGGIGNPFNIGKGKGKISERPNVKFSDVAGLTEEKEELKEIVEFLKNPARFEKAGARVPKGVLLLGEPGTGKTLLAKAVAGESEAAFFPISGSEFIELYVGVGASRVRELFKDAKKESPAIIFIDEIDAVGRRRGQNKNGGGGNEEREQTLNQLLVEMDGFDTDQRIIVMAATNRSDVLDPALLRGGRFDRRIEVSRPDVKGRTEILKVHSRNKKLASDVKLEDIAKITPGFVGADLENLLNEAAILAARRNSDEVTMEDLDEAVDKVGMGLGQKSKIISKRDKDMLAYHEGGHALAATLIPGANKVHKVTIIPRGDAGGYMMPLPEETLGKTRKQILAEINVLFAGRAGEELMMDDIATGAYSDIKRATELAKLLISSVGMSELGPINYEHSDNGFVLSSDLSNETAREIDLEVRKLLKFKYEETLNLLKANKDTLENIATLLKEKETVTGSEIRALVSGLSVNEVLELDDEQLEKYY; translated from the coding sequence ATGGAAGATAAAAATATTAAAGATGATGATGTTCTTGATGACAAAAAAGAAAATCAAGAAGATGTTCAAAATAAAGAAGAAAATAATGAAGAAGAAACACCTAAAAAAATAAAGAAAAAGGTGTATATTTCTGATGATGAAAATGCAGAAGAAATTAAAAAAAGAATAGAAAGTTTAAAAAGTAAAAATAATAATATTACTTTTAGAGTTAAACCACCTATATTCTTTTTATTAATACTAGTAATAATTTCTACAGTTTTTTATTTTTATGGGAATAAAACTCCTTTATTTGAAGAAAGACGTGAAATTAGTTATACACAATTTGTAACTAAAGTTAAACAGGGAGATATTACTGAAATTAGAGAAAGCCAAGAAAAATTAACTGGTATAAAAAAAGTTGCTGGAAAGGTAGAAGTTTTTGAAACTAATAAACTGACTGATAGATTGGGTCAAGATACTTACCTTATGGAAATTTCAAAAGAAAAGAATGTTAATATTGTTGTATTAGGGACACCAGTATCTACGATAATAATACGTGCTATCTTTAGTTTTGCTCCATTATTTATACTACTATTACTTTTCTACTTTATTAATAAGAGAATGATGGGTTCTTCTGGTGGAGGAATAGGTAATCCGTTTAATATTGGAAAAGGTAAAGGGAAGATAAGCGAAAGACCAAATGTTAAATTTTCTGATGTTGCAGGATTAACAGAAGAAAAAGAAGAGTTAAAGGAAATAGTAGAATTTTTAAAAAATCCAGCAAGATTTGAGAAAGCTGGAGCAAGAGTTCCTAAAGGTGTTTTATTATTAGGTGAACCAGGTACAGGTAAAACATTACTTGCAAAAGCTGTTGCTGGTGAATCTGAAGCAGCCTTTTTCCCTATTTCAGGTTCTGAATTTATAGAACTTTATGTTGGTGTTGGAGCTTCACGTGTTAGAGAATTATTTAAAGATGCTAAAAAAGAATCTCCTGCTATCATATTTATAGATGAAATAGATGCTGTTGGTAGAAGAAGAGGACAAAATAAAAATGGTGGTGGAGGTAATGAAGAAAGAGAACAAACTCTAAACCAATTATTAGTTGAAATGGATGGATTTGATACAGACCAAAGAATTATTGTAATGGCAGCTACAAATAGATCAGATGTTTTAGATCCAGCTCTATTAAGAGGTGGAAGATTTGATAGAAGAATTGAGGTTTCAAGACCTGATGTTAAAGGGAGAACTGAAATACTTAAAGTTCATAGTAGAAATAAGAAATTAGCATCTGATGTAAAATTAGAAGATATAGCTAAAATTACTCCAGGATTTGTAGGGGCTGATTTAGAAAATCTATTAAATGAAGCAGCTATTCTTGCAGCAAGAAGAAATAGTGATGAAGTTACTATGGAAGACTTAGATGAAGCAGTAGATAAAGTAGGAATGGGATTAGGACAGAAAAGTAAAATAATCTCAAAAAGAGATAAGGATATGTTAGCATATCATGAAGGTGGACATGCCTTAGCTGCGACTTTAATACCGGGTGCAAATAAAGTACATAAGGTTACAATAATACCACGTGGAGATGCTGGAGGATATATGATGCCTTTACCTGAAGAAACTTTAGGTAAAACTAGAAAACAAATACTTGCTGAAATAAATGTATTATTTGCTGGAAGAGCTGGAGAAGAATTAATGATGGATGATATTGCAACTGGTGCATATTCAGACATTAAAAGAGCGACTGAACTTGCAAAATTACTAATTTCTAGTGTTGGTATGAGTGAACTTGGACCAATAAATTACGAACATTCAGATAATGGATTTGTATTAAGCTCAGATTTAAGTAATGAAACAGCTAGAGAAATAGATTTAGAAGTTAGAAAATTATTGAAATTTAAATATGAAGAAACATTAAATTTATTGAAAGCTAATAAAGATACATTAGAAAATATAGCTACATTGTTAAAAGAAAAAGAAACTGTTACTGGTTCTGAAATTAGAGCATTGGTTTCAGGTTTATCAGTAAATGAAGTATTAGAACTTGATGATGAACAGTTAGAAAAATATTATTAA
- the rpmF gene encoding 50S ribosomal protein L32, producing the protein MAVPKKRTSKAKRNMRRAHDSINAPQFVVEANGSVRRPHRLNLETGEYRGRRVLKASAEEIVE; encoded by the coding sequence ATGGCAGTACCTAAGAAAAGAACATCAAAAGCAAAAAGAAATATGAGAAGAGCACATGATTCAATAAATGCTCCACAATTTGTTGTTGAAGCAAATGGTAGTGTAAGAAGACCTCACAGATTAAATCTTGAAACAGGTGAATATAGAGGAAGAAGAGTACTAAAAGCGTCAGCAGAAGAAATAGTTGAATAG
- a CDS encoding endonuclease MutS2, whose protein sequence is MNKKYEVLEYHKILNNLIDKSKLESTKEKFIDLKMFKEKSELDKEFSILQDLIDFYKFDDGFDLSQLSNIGRFLKLISIFGNYLEADELHELRKNLIVYRISKSRAKNVRDKYKQIWNIFKDLNDLKDIENFINEVVDDNGNIKDDASLTLIDIRKQKNIIFNNIKEKFETLINNKDTQRAVQDKIITKRNERYVIAIKTDFKGLVRGIEHDRSSTGSTSFIEPLNVVSLNNKLREYEAREKEEVRKILLRLTEILRGRLEDLQITQSVLERIDFLNSKVEYALETKSNIPKIVNHTKIYLEDARHPFIDKDKVIPLTFDLDENDKVMLITGPNTGGKTVTLKVAGLFTLMALSGLAIPASEKSIIGMFDNVLSDIGDEQSIEQNLSSFSSHVKSISDILNEATSKSLILLDELGSGTDPSEGSAFAMAIIDHILERKIKALITTHYSEVKAHAYTHDKIKSASMEFNPETLSPTYRLLVGIPGESNALIIASKYGIAKEIIENAKSYISEDNRKVEKMLASIKEKNDNLELMNLEVEKLKQELAEVKNDYENKLAEFEKEKNNILKDTYKKADNYIKDMQNKAKALVDKINSDNVKKEEAKTLQKNINMIRQYIEDSKKENIVEKKHIKSNLKFEINEEVLVKTLNQVGKVLRIIPEKESLQVQAGILKITVAFEDVTKIPKKKNNRLTNVVNAKVTHVKGEIDVRGKMAEEAIEEIEIYFNRAILNGFTTVAIIHGKGTMVLRKKIHEYLKKSVYVSEFKDGHPSEGGLGITIVTLK, encoded by the coding sequence ATGAATAAGAAATATGAAGTATTAGAGTATCATAAAATACTTAATAATTTAATAGATAAATCAAAATTAGAATCAACTAAAGAAAAATTTATAGATTTAAAAATGTTTAAAGAAAAAAGTGAATTAGATAAAGAATTTTCCATATTACAAGATTTGATTGATTTTTATAAATTCGATGATGGGTTTGATTTAAGTCAATTATCAAATATAGGCAGATTTTTAAAATTAATATCAATATTTGGTAATTATTTAGAGGCTGATGAATTACATGAATTAAGAAAAAATTTAATAGTTTATAGAATATCTAAATCAAGAGCTAAAAATGTGAGAGATAAATATAAGCAAATATGGAATATATTTAAAGATTTAAATGATTTAAAGGATATTGAGAATTTTATAAACGAAGTAGTAGATGATAACGGTAATATAAAAGATGATGCTAGTTTAACTTTAATTGATATTAGAAAACAAAAAAATATTATTTTCAACAATATAAAAGAAAAATTTGAAACATTAATAAATAATAAAGATACGCAAAGAGCAGTGCAAGATAAAATTATTACTAAAAGAAATGAAAGATATGTTATTGCTATAAAAACAGATTTTAAAGGATTAGTAAGAGGTATAGAACATGACAGATCATCAACGGGTTCTACATCATTTATAGAACCTTTAAATGTAGTATCATTAAATAATAAATTAAGGGAATATGAGGCAAGAGAGAAAGAAGAAGTAAGGAAAATACTTTTAAGATTAACAGAGATACTTAGAGGTAGATTAGAAGATTTACAAATTACTCAGAGTGTATTAGAAAGAATTGATTTTTTAAATTCTAAGGTTGAGTATGCTTTAGAAACAAAATCTAATATTCCTAAAATAGTTAATCATACTAAAATATATTTAGAAGATGCAAGGCATCCTTTTATAGATAAGGATAAAGTAATACCATTAACTTTTGATTTAGATGAAAATGATAAAGTTATGTTAATTACTGGTCCAAATACAGGTGGTAAAACAGTAACATTAAAGGTTGCAGGACTGTTTACTTTAATGGCATTATCTGGTTTAGCGATACCAGCGAGTGAAAAATCTATAATAGGTATGTTTGATAATGTTTTATCTGATATAGGAGATGAGCAAAGTATAGAACAGAACCTATCATCTTTTTCTTCTCATGTTAAATCAATTTCAGATATATTAAATGAAGCAACTTCAAAATCTTTAATATTATTAGATGAATTAGGTTCAGGGACAGATCCAAGTGAGGGGTCAGCATTTGCAATGGCGATAATTGATCATATTCTTGAAAGAAAAATAAAAGCACTTATAACAACACATTATAGTGAAGTTAAGGCTCACGCATATACACATGATAAAATAAAATCAGCATCTATGGAGTTTAACCCTGAAACTTTATCTCCAACATACAGATTGTTAGTAGGTATACCTGGTGAATCAAATGCTTTAATAATAGCATCAAAATATGGTATAGCTAAAGAAATTATTGAAAATGCTAAATCATATATTAGTGAAGATAATAGAAAAGTTGAAAAAATGTTAGCTTCAATAAAAGAAAAAAATGATAATCTTGAATTAATGAATCTTGAGGTTGAAAAACTTAAACAAGAACTTGCTGAAGTTAAAAATGATTATGAAAATAAGTTAGCTGAGTTTGAAAAAGAGAAAAATAATATTTTAAAAGATACATATAAAAAAGCTGATAACTATATTAAAGATATGCAAAATAAGGCAAAGGCTTTAGTTGATAAAATTAATTCAGATAATGTAAAAAAAGAAGAGGCTAAAACATTACAAAAAAATATAAATATGATAAGACAATATATAGAAGATAGTAAAAAAGAAAATATTGTTGAAAAGAAACATATAAAATCTAATTTAAAATTTGAAATAAATGAAGAAGTTTTAGTAAAAACATTAAATCAAGTTGGAAAAGTACTTAGAATTATTCCAGAAAAAGAATCTTTACAAGTTCAAGCAGGTATTTTAAAAATAACTGTTGCCTTTGAAGATGTTACTAAGATACCTAAGAAAAAAAATAATCGTTTAACTAATGTAGTTAATGCAAAAGTTACTCATGTTAAAGGTGAAATTGATGTTAGAGGTAAAATGGCAGAAGAAGCAATAGAAGAAATAGAAATATATTTTAATAGAGCTATTTTAAATGGATTTACTACTGTTGCAATTATACATGGAAAAGGGACTATGGTTCTTAGAAAGAAAATACATGAATACCTTAAAAAATCTGTTTATGTTTCAGAATTTAAAGATGGTCATCCTAGTGAGGGTGGACTTGGTATTACTATAGTAACACTGAAATAG
- the cysS gene encoding cysteine--tRNA ligase, protein MKIYNSLNNKLEKFIPINNSKVGIYVCGPTVYNYIHFGNSRPVIVFDTLARHFINQGYEVSFVQNFTDIDDKIINKSIEENITFEEISKKYIDAFMEDISKLNILDIVKRPKVSEYIPEIIKMIEGLIDKGYAYISDGDVLFRVNKYSEYGKLSNQRLEDLSVGVRIDKDDKKENPLDFVLWKKKKENEPYWDSPFSKGRPGWHIECSAMSREFLGDNFDIHAGGIDLLFPHHENESAQSVCFCNEKSSFANYWMHNGFLEINGEKMSKSLGNFITLREVLNNYSGDVIRFFMLSTHYRKPINYSIENLEISKKTLNSIIDSIDRYKKVVVDNNSNDEIKKEIIEFESAFNSALNDDLNTPLAISCIHDLIKKTNRHLNSSVFKEITLVIEVLEKYIINILGIKMEKDKNDVLSENLIELLNKIREDARMNKNYELSDMIRDELLKLGIKTVDRKVK, encoded by the coding sequence ATGAAGATATATAATAGTTTAAATAATAAATTAGAAAAATTTATACCTATTAATAATAGCAAAGTTGGAATATATGTATGTGGACCAACAGTATATAACTATATACATTTTGGAAATTCAAGACCTGTTATAGTTTTTGATACACTTGCAAGACATTTTATAAATCAAGGTTATGAAGTTTCATTTGTTCAAAATTTTACAGATATAGATGATAAAATAATTAATAAAAGTATAGAAGAAAATATTACATTTGAAGAAATTTCAAAAAAATATATAGATGCTTTTATGGAAGATATTTCTAAATTAAATATACTTGATATAGTAAAAAGACCAAAAGTAAGTGAATATATACCTGAAATTATAAAAATGATAGAGGGACTTATTGATAAGGGATATGCGTATATTTCAGATGGTGATGTTTTATTTAGAGTTAATAAATATTCAGAATATGGTAAATTATCTAATCAAAGATTAGAAGATTTATCGGTGGGTGTAAGAATTGATAAAGATGATAAAAAAGAAAATCCTCTTGATTTTGTATTGTGGAAAAAGAAAAAAGAAAATGAGCCTTACTGGGATTCACCTTTTTCTAAGGGTAGACCGGGTTGGCATATTGAATGTTCGGCAATGAGCAGAGAATTTTTAGGAGATAATTTTGATATACATGCTGGAGGAATAGATTTATTATTTCCACATCATGAAAATGAAAGTGCACAAAGTGTTTGCTTCTGTAATGAAAAATCTTCTTTTGCAAACTATTGGATGCACAATGGATTTTTAGAAATAAATGGTGAAAAAATGAGTAAATCTTTAGGAAATTTTATTACATTAAGAGAAGTTTTAAATAATTATTCAGGAGATGTAATTAGATTTTTCATGTTATCAACACATTATAGAAAACCTATAAATTATTCTATAGAAAATTTAGAAATATCTAAAAAGACTTTAAATTCAATAATAGATAGTATTGATAGATATAAGAAAGTAGTAGTTGATAATAATTCAAATGATGAGATAAAAAAAGAAATAATTGAGTTTGAATCAGCTTTTAATTCAGCATTAAATGATGATTTAAATACTCCTTTAGCAATATCTTGTATACATGATTTAATTAAAAAAACTAATAGACATTTAAATTCATCAGTATTTAAAGAAATTACATTAGTAATTGAAGTTTTAGAAAAATATATAATTAATATTTTGGGGATAAAAATGGAAAAAGATAAAAATGATGTGCTAAGTGAAAATTTAATAGAATTATTAAATAAAATTAGAGAAGATGCTAGAATGAATAAAAATTATGAATTATCTGATATGATACGTGATGAACTGTTAAAATTAGGAATTAAAACAGTTGATAGGAAGGTAAAATAA
- a CDS encoding rod shape-determining protein has protein sequence MFKKNFIKRIIRSLRINKSISIDLGTANILIYDKQEDKIVLNEPSVLARDRKTGKVIAVGKDAREMLGKTPDSIEAIKPLKDGVIADLDATREMLSHFMYKIYGSSIFKPEVMICVPLEVTPVERKALFDSVSGAKKIYIIEEGRAAIIGSGIDISKPSGNMVIDIGGGSTDVAILSLDEVIASKSIRVAGNKFDEDIVRYVRNKYNLLIGDRTAEKIKKELATAMYEKEPKLMTIKGRQLEVQTPVSLEIDSNEVYEAIKSSLFSVINAVKEVLEKSPPELAADILDNGIVMTGGGSMIKNFTTLVEQEVKVKVYLSEHPLDSVVLGGGKAFDNKNLLKTLQMREN, from the coding sequence ATGTTTAAGAAAAATTTTATAAAAAGAATAATAAGATCTCTTAGAATAAATAAGAGTATATCTATAGATTTAGGTACTGCTAATATTCTAATTTATGATAAACAAGAAGATAAAATAGTTTTAAATGAACCATCAGTTTTGGCAAGAGATAGAAAAACTGGAAAAGTTATTGCAGTTGGTAAAGATGCAAGAGAAATGTTAGGAAAAACACCTGATAGTATAGAAGCTATTAAACCACTTAAAGATGGTGTAATTGCTGATTTAGATGCAACTCGTGAAATGCTTTCTCATTTCATGTATAAAATATATGGAAGTTCAATATTTAAACCAGAAGTAATGATTTGTGTTCCTTTAGAAGTTACCCCTGTAGAAAGAAAAGCTTTATTTGATTCTGTTAGTGGTGCAAAAAAAATATATATAATAGAAGAGGGAAGAGCGGCTATTATTGGTTCTGGAATTGATATATCAAAACCATCTGGTAATATGGTTATAGATATTGGTGGAGGTTCAACTGATGTTGCTATACTTTCATTAGATGAGGTTATAGCTTCAAAATCTATAAGAGTTGCTGGTAATAAGTTTGATGAAGATATAGTAAGATATGTAAGAAATAAATACAACTTATTAATTGGTGATAGAACAGCTGAAAAAATTAAAAAAGAATTAGCGACTGCTATGTATGAAAAAGAACCTAAGTTAATGACTATTAAAGGTAGACAATTAGAAGTTCAAACTCCTGTTTCTTTAGAAATAGATTCTAATGAAGTATATGAGGCAATAAAATCATCGCTTTTTTCAGTAATTAATGCAGTTAAAGAAGTACTAGAAAAATCACCACCTGAATTAGCTGCTGATATTTTAGATAATGGAATTGTAATGACTGGTGGAGGCTCTATGATTAAAAATTTCACAACTTTAGTAGAGCAAGAAGTAAAAGTAAAGGTATATTTATCAGAACATCCATTAGATTCAGTTGTTCTTGGTGGAGGAAAAGCGTTTGATAATAAGAATTTATTAAAAACATTACAAATGAGAGAGAATTAA
- the murI gene encoding glutamate racemase — MSIGIFDSGMGGITVLNEIRKQYPNIDIHFFGDTARLPYGEKSKDEIIKYSSEIVEFLLTKKVELIVVACNTATSLALDEIKEKYDINIIGVIDAGVEGVINNKSKNVGLIATTATVNSKKYTQSLNNINSKIKVIDQPCPLLVLAIENGNIKGKDIDNLINKYVDDMSKEIDTLVLGCTHYSILKEKIKSLYSNIDIIDPSVEIVTIINNSDLIKNKNENSQTFFYVSGNKEKFKNNLRDIFYVESDNIIEIKGE; from the coding sequence ATGTCTATAGGAATTTTTGATTCAGGTATGGGTGGAATAACTGTATTAAATGAAATTAGAAAACAATATCCAAATATTGATATTCATTTTTTCGGTGATACAGCTAGATTACCATATGGAGAAAAAAGTAAAGATGAAATAATTAAATACTCAAGTGAAATAGTTGAGTTTTTATTAACAAAAAAAGTTGAATTAATTGTTGTTGCATGTAATACTGCGACTTCACTTGCACTTGATGAAATAAAAGAAAAATACGATATTAATATTATTGGAGTAATTGATGCAGGAGTAGAGGGTGTTATAAATAATAAAAGTAAAAATGTAGGTTTGATTGCAACTACTGCTACAGTAAATTCTAAAAAATATACACAGAGTTTAAATAATATTAATTCAAAAATAAAAGTGATAGATCAACCTTGCCCTTTATTAGTACTAGCTATAGAAAATGGAAATATTAAAGGAAAAGATATTGATAATTTAATAAATAAATATGTTGATGATATGAGTAAAGAAATTGATACCCTTGTATTAGGATGTACACATTATTCTATTTTAAAAGAAAAAATAAAATCTCTTTATTCTAATATTGATATAATTGATCCATCAGTTGAGATTGTAACAATTATTAATAATAGTGATTTAATAAAAAATAAAAATGAAAATTCTCAAACATTTTTTTATGTTTCAGGAAATAAAGAAAAATTTAAGAATAATTTGAGAGATATTTTTTATGTTGAGTCCGATAATATTATTGAAATAAAAGGAGAATAA
- the ruvA gene encoding Holliday junction branch migration protein RuvA codes for MYEYFEGILSVKNLNYVVIDINGVGYKIYTSIKTYDKLNSIGEKDKLYIHTIVKEDDISFFGFKSELERSIFLECIAINGIGAKKAIAILSNFEFDELVAIASSKNFKELAKVPGIGMKKAEKIMVDLSDKLEGLKITSNVSNQDMLELYNKKENLRLALESLGYEKVNINNIIEDKYVKELNMQELIKMALLNINKKKK; via the coding sequence ATGTACGAATATTTTGAGGGTATATTAAGCGTAAAAAATCTTAATTATGTTGTTATAGATATTAATGGAGTAGGGTATAAAATATATACATCAATAAAAACCTATGATAAACTTAATTCAATTGGAGAAAAAGATAAGCTATATATACACACTATAGTTAAAGAAGACGATATTTCATTTTTTGGATTCAAGAGTGAACTTGAAAGAAGTATTTTTCTTGAATGTATAGCAATAAATGGAATAGGTGCTAAAAAAGCAATTGCAATATTATCTAATTTTGAATTTGATGAATTAGTTGCTATAGCATCTTCAAAGAATTTTAAAGAACTCGCAAAAGTTCCTGGTATAGGAATGAAAAAAGCTGAAAAAATAATGGTAGATCTTTCTGATAAACTTGAAGGATTAAAAATTACAAGTAATGTTTCTAACCAAGATATGCTTGAGTTATATAATAAGAAAGAGAATTTAAGATTAGCTTTAGAATCTTTAGGTTATGAAAAAGTTAATATAAATAACATTATAGAAGATAAGTATGTCAAAGAGTTAAATATGCAGGAATTGATTAAAATGGCATTATTAAATATAAATAAAAAGAAAAAGTAG
- a CDS encoding DMT family transporter — MNLSWLLIVLGAIMWGIDGVLLTPRYFKYGLYNVVLIVFIAHLLPFLFILITNRKNIKEIKNINLSDKLYFLLIALFGGTIGTLSIVKALQLSEFNPYSLVILIQKSQPIFAILSAYFILKEKITHKFKIVFIISLISLYFLTFGLNSPFDIELKSIYSAIYSLIAAISFGLSTTFSRKVAIKYNANISTFMRFMFTTIITFLLLLLNVSQTKTDIIYLFTNKHVMLLAIFIAIWGVTAANFYYRGLQNTKAIYSTVSELAFPLTSVFIDMFILGNILDPTRIIAGLILLLSIVYLNINNE, encoded by the coding sequence ATGAATTTATCATGGCTTCTCATAGTTTTAGGTGCAATAATGTGGGGGATAGATGGTGTATTATTGACACCACGTTATTTTAAATATGGTTTATATAATGTTGTATTAATAGTATTTATAGCACATCTTTTACCATTTTTATTTATTTTAATTACAAATAGAAAAAATATAAAAGAGATAAAAAATATAAATTTATCAGATAAATTATACTTTCTATTAATAGCATTATTTGGTGGAACTATAGGGACTTTATCTATTGTAAAAGCATTACAATTAAGTGAATTTAATCCATATAGTTTAGTTATATTAATACAAAAATCACAACCTATATTTGCTATATTATCAGCTTATTTTATATTAAAAGAAAAAATTACACATAAATTTAAAATAGTGTTTATAATTTCCCTTATTTCACTCTATTTCTTAACTTTTGGACTAAATAGTCCATTTGATATAGAGCTTAAATCAATATATTCTGCAATTTATTCATTAATTGCTGCAATTTCTTTTGGTTTATCAACTACTTTTAGTAGAAAAGTTGCAATTAAGTACAATGCCAATATATCGACATTTATGAGATTTATGTTTACAACGATAATTACTTTTTTACTATTATTATTAAATGTATCTCAAACTAAAACCGATATAATATATCTATTTACAAATAAGCATGTAATGTTACTGGCAATATTTATTGCAATTTGGGGAGTAACAGCTGCTAATTTTTATTATAGAGGTTTACAAAATACAAAAGCAATATATTCTACAGTTTCTGAATTAGCATTTCCTTTAACATCTGTTTTTATAGACATGTTTATTTTAGGAAATATTTTAGATCCTACAAGAATAATAGCTGGTTTAATATTATTATTAAGTATAGTTTATTTAAATATAAATAATGAATGA